One Spirosoma agri DNA window includes the following coding sequences:
- a CDS encoding 4Fe-4S dicluster domain-containing protein — MEIFQQILFVAALAATAWYITKRIKLIARAINLGRPENRFDHADERLKTMLLVAFGQKKMFANPLVGVMHFVIYAGFIIINLEILEIILDGILGTHRLFAPYITPVYPILIDMFEVLAFGVLAVCVVFLCRRFIARVSRLQASRHRELRGWPVSDATIILTAEILLMIAFLTWNASDSVLRDRGVGHYGELQGIVPDFLISQYLKPLFTGFSDTALVAYERTSWWLHILGILAFAVYVTYSKHLHIALGFPNVYFSDLQPKGEMQNMPEITKEVQLALGLPVTTEADGAQANDNGEQPPAEVGRFGAKDVQDLKWINLMNAYSCTECGRCTAACPANITGKKLSPRKIMMDTRDRLEEIQQGWQTNGPDYRDEKSLLNDYITAEELNACTTCQACVNACPININPLDIILQLRRYRVMEESQAPASWNAMFSNIENNMAPWKFSPSDRFNWADQVNDAN; from the coding sequence ATGGAAATTTTTCAGCAAATTTTGTTTGTCGCGGCACTGGCTGCGACAGCATGGTATATCACCAAACGCATTAAACTCATTGCGAGGGCAATTAATCTCGGTCGACCAGAGAATCGATTTGACCACGCCGACGAACGGTTGAAGACGATGCTGCTCGTCGCCTTTGGGCAGAAGAAGATGTTTGCCAACCCATTGGTGGGTGTCATGCACTTCGTCATATATGCCGGATTCATCATCATCAATCTCGAAATTCTCGAAATCATTCTCGATGGCATTCTGGGCACACACCGATTGTTCGCGCCGTACATTACACCTGTGTATCCAATCCTGATCGACATGTTCGAGGTGCTTGCCTTTGGTGTGCTGGCGGTCTGTGTCGTATTCTTATGTCGTCGGTTTATTGCCCGCGTCAGTCGTTTGCAAGCCAGTCGGCACCGCGAACTACGGGGATGGCCTGTTTCTGATGCAACAATTATCCTAACCGCCGAAATTCTGCTGATGATCGCGTTTCTGACCTGGAATGCGTCCGATAGTGTGCTGCGTGATCGGGGCGTTGGCCACTACGGTGAGTTGCAGGGCATTGTGCCGGACTTCTTAATCAGCCAATACCTCAAACCGCTCTTCACCGGTTTCAGCGATACGGCGCTGGTCGCTTACGAGCGTACGTCGTGGTGGCTGCACATTCTGGGTATTCTGGCTTTTGCGGTATACGTGACCTACTCGAAGCATTTACACATTGCGCTGGGCTTTCCGAACGTTTATTTCTCCGACCTACAGCCCAAAGGCGAAATGCAGAATATGCCCGAAATTACCAAAGAGGTGCAGTTGGCGCTGGGATTACCCGTTACGACCGAGGCTGATGGCGCGCAGGCGAATGATAATGGGGAGCAGCCGCCGGCTGAGGTAGGTCGATTTGGGGCCAAAGACGTGCAGGATCTAAAGTGGATCAACCTTATGAACGCCTATAGCTGTACCGAATGTGGTCGCTGTACGGCAGCCTGTCCGGCCAATATTACCGGTAAAAAGCTATCGCCCCGTAAAATCATGATGGACACCCGCGACCGGCTTGAAGAAATTCAGCAGGGATGGCAAACGAACGGGCCTGACTACCGGGATGAAAAATCGCTGCTGAACGATTACATCACCGCCGAAGAACTCAATGCCTGCACGACCTGTCAGGCGTGTGTCAATGCGTGTCCAATCAATATTAACCCACTGGATATTATCCTGCAATTGCGTCGCTACCGGGTTATGGAAGAATCGCAGGCCCCCGCATCCTGGAACGCTATGTTCAGTAACATTGAAAATAACATGGCACCCTGGAAGTTCTCGCCGAGCGACCGGTTCAATTGGGCCGATCAGGTAAATGACGCTAACTAA
- a CDS encoding (Fe-S)-binding protein, with protein sequence MTQEVKTYTVPTMADMAASGEEPEILFWVGCAGSFDDRYKRVTIAFVRILNHVGIKFAVLGPEEGCTGDPARRAGNEFLFQMQAMSNIQVLNGYNVKKIVTACPHCFNTLKNEYPELGGNYDVIHHSQFLQGLINEGRVRVKDGESFKGRRITFHDSCYLGRANKVYEAPRDVLAALDADLVEMKRVRANGLCCGAGGGQYFKEPEAGKKDVNVERVEEALGTGADTIAVACPFCMTMMTDGVKNKNKEDSVRVYDISELIAQGQGL encoded by the coding sequence ATGACACAGGAAGTAAAAACATACACGGTTCCGACAATGGCTGATATGGCTGCGTCGGGAGAGGAGCCGGAAATTCTATTTTGGGTCGGTTGTGCTGGCTCTTTCGATGATCGTTACAAACGTGTGACGATCGCCTTCGTGCGCATTCTCAACCATGTCGGCATTAAGTTTGCCGTTCTGGGGCCGGAAGAAGGGTGTACCGGCGATCCGGCCCGTCGGGCGGGGAACGAGTTTTTGTTCCAGATGCAGGCGATGTCGAATATACAGGTACTGAATGGCTATAATGTCAAGAAGATTGTAACGGCTTGCCCGCATTGTTTTAACACGCTCAAGAACGAGTATCCCGAACTGGGCGGGAACTATGACGTGATTCACCATTCGCAGTTTTTGCAGGGCCTCATCAATGAAGGACGCGTGCGAGTAAAGGATGGTGAATCGTTCAAAGGACGACGAATCACGTTCCACGACTCGTGTTACCTTGGCCGGGCCAACAAGGTATACGAAGCGCCCCGCGATGTGCTGGCCGCACTGGATGCTGATCTGGTCGAGATGAAGCGGGTACGGGCCAATGGACTTTGCTGCGGAGCGGGCGGGGGGCAGTATTTCAAAGAACCCGAAGCCGGCAAAAAGGATGTGAACGTTGAACGGGTTGAGGAAGCGTTGGGGACGGGTGCCGATACAATTGCCGTGGCGTGTCCGTTCTGCATGACCATGATGACTGACGGTGTCAAGAATAAGAACAAAGAAGACTCGGTTAGGGTTTACGACATTTCGGAACTGATTGCTCAGGGGCAGGGACTTTAA
- a CDS encoding sigma-70 family RNA polymerase sigma factor has translation MATIQEAMSDTPTRDDDQLLPEGDSIDQPSADTPARGYTDEQKYRIFNKEFMPHIDSMYNFAFRLTTDEDDANDLVQDTYLKAFRFISSFEQGTNAKAWLFRILKNSFINDYRKKSKEPAKVDYQDVETTYNSEDAEAEHTVDLRAESVSDLIGDEVATALNSLPVDFRTVIILCDIEGFTYEEMAKILDIPIGTVRSRLHRARNLLKEKLRDYASSMGYNEENEE, from the coding sequence ATGGCGACCATACAAGAAGCTATGTCAGATACGCCCACTCGCGACGACGACCAATTGCTACCCGAAGGCGATTCGATAGACCAGCCTTCGGCCGATACTCCTGCCCGCGGTTATACCGATGAGCAGAAATATCGGATTTTCAACAAGGAGTTTATGCCCCACATCGACTCCATGTACAACTTTGCTTTTCGCCTGACAACTGACGAGGACGATGCCAACGATCTCGTGCAGGATACCTATCTAAAGGCATTTCGGTTTATTTCATCGTTTGAGCAAGGAACTAACGCTAAAGCATGGCTGTTTCGGATACTGAAGAACAGCTTCATTAACGATTACCGGAAAAAGAGTAAGGAGCCAGCCAAAGTAGATTATCAGGACGTAGAAACCACCTACAATTCTGAAGATGCCGAAGCTGAACACACCGTCGACCTGCGGGCCGAGTCTGTTTCCGATCTGATTGGTGATGAAGTAGCAACAGCACTAAACTCGTTGCCGGTTGATTTTCGGACGGTAATTATTCTGTGCGATATTGAAGGGTTCACCTATGAGGAAATGGCCAAGATTTTGGATATTCCTATTGGCACCGTTCGATCTCGCTTACACCGCGCCCGGAACCTGTTGAAAGAAAAATTGCGTGATTACGCATCGTCAATGGGATATAATGAAG